The proteins below are encoded in one region of Columba livia isolate bColLiv1 breed racing homer unplaced genomic scaffold, bColLiv1.pat.W.v2 Scaffold_178, whole genome shotgun sequence:
- the LOC135577910 gene encoding olfactory receptor 14J1-like gives LHYGTLLGSRACVHMAAAAWATGFLYSVLHTANTFSLPLCKGNALGQFFCEIPQILKLSCSHSYLRELGLLVFSVCVISMCFVFIVVSYVQIFMAVLRIPSEQGRHKAFSTCLPHLAVVSLFISTGSFASLKPPSISSPSLDLVVSVLYSVVPPAVNPLIYSMRNKEIKDSVWQLMNGCFLKQ, from the coding sequence ctgcactacgggaccctcctgggcagcagagcttgtgtccacatggcagcagctgcctgggccactgggttccTCTATTCtgtgctgcacacggccaatacattttcactgcccctgtgcaagggcaatgccctgggccagttcttctgtgaaatcccccagatcctcaagctctcctgctcacactcctacctcagggaacttgggcttcttgtgttTAGTGTCTGTGTAATTtctatgtgttttgtgttcattgtggtgtcctatgtgcagatcttcatggccgtgctgaggatcccctctgagcagggacggcacaaagccttttccacctgcctccctcacctggccgtggtctccctgtttatCAGCACTGGTTCATTTGCCagcctgaagcccccctccatctcctccccatccctggacctggtggtgtctgttctgtactcagtggtgcctccagcagtgaaccccctcatatacagcatgaggaacaaggagATCAAGGATTCAGTGTGGCAACTAATGAATGGctgctttctgaagcaataa